One region of Leptolyngbya sp. CCY15150 genomic DNA includes:
- a CDS encoding rhodanese-like domain-containing protein, which yields MVFNQSMRAAMLALVLGVSLWLGVGPAMAAPLSVAESSVQDRVQTLPEASLDLRTAVDRTLTIIPAGFYKVDDVAELKRLQSNAQAQVVDVREPAEYRAGHIPEAINIPLRTLAQHLDQIERDRPVVLYCSSGYRSAMGVVTLHLLGYDNVQGFPPSFAGWKTAGEAIAFNRIRVN from the coding sequence TCAGTCAATGCGAGCCGCAATGCTGGCTCTCGTCCTGGGGGTTTCTCTGTGGCTGGGGGTGGGGCCGGCCATGGCAGCACCGTTATCAGTAGCTGAATCAAGCGTTCAGGATAGGGTGCAAACTCTGCCTGAAGCATCCCTTGACCTCAGAACCGCAGTCGATCGCACCCTGACAATCATTCCCGCTGGCTTCTACAAAGTGGACGATGTAGCAGAACTTAAACGCCTGCAATCTAACGCCCAAGCACAGGTAGTGGATGTGCGTGAACCGGCGGAATACAGAGCGGGCCATATCCCTGAGGCGATTAACATCCCGCTGCGCACTCTAGCCCAGCACCTTGACCAGATCGAACGCGATCGCCCGGTGGTACTCTACTGCTCATCGGGCTATCGCTCGGCCATGGGTGTGGTGACCCTACATCTGCTGGGCTATGACAATGTGCAGGGCTTTCCGCCCAGTTTTGCGGGTTGGAAGACGGCGGGGGAGGCGATCGCCTTTAATCGGATTCGTGTCAATTGA
- a CDS encoding carboxymuconolactone decarboxylase family protein, giving the protein MPELIHQVEQVLTMAQSHSESSSYALKMRRVKRQTSQLAKAQPEVMKAFYALSHSSSEPGALESKIKEIIAIAIGVATHCDECIAFHTQAALKAGASQEEILDALGVAIMMGGGPALMYATHVMEALEEFNSPSELG; this is encoded by the coding sequence TTGCCAGAACTCATACATCAAGTTGAACAGGTCTTAACTATGGCACAATCTCATTCTGAATCATCGTCCTATGCACTAAAAATGCGACGGGTAAAACGGCAGACAAGCCAGCTTGCTAAGGCGCAACCGGAGGTCATGAAGGCATTTTATGCTTTGAGTCACAGTAGTTCAGAGCCGGGGGCCCTGGAAAGCAAAATCAAAGAGATTATTGCGATCGCCATTGGCGTAGCAACCCACTGTGATGAATGTATCGCCTTTCATACTCAAGCTGCACTTAAAGCTGGGGCTTCCCAGGAAGAAATCTTAGATGCCTTGGGAGTTGCGATTATGATGGGAGGTGGACCTGCGTTGATGTATGCAACCCATGTGATGGAAGCACTAGAAGAGTTTAATTCTCCGAGCGAATTGGGCTAA
- a CDS encoding DUF6544 family protein: MKPMRPQQLSLNALWKSVIPQDSLFNPHEVAHLPDTALQYLDHAIAPGTAIAAAVRLKMHGEIKLKNWIPFTAEQVVCWERGFIWSATAWMNRLPIVGSDRIIDGVGAMQWKLLGLFPVMTGTGADITRSAAGRFHIELMLLPSAFCLGDVTWSSPEVSHLHASFMAQGEQAELDLTIDQAGQLKTAKLPRWGNPDGAEHRYVDFGAIIEEESTFCGYTIPTRLRVGWYFGTEQFETEGEFFRVTIDHAIYR; encoded by the coding sequence ATGAAACCTATGAGACCTCAACAGCTTTCCCTCAATGCCTTATGGAAGTCAGTCATACCTCAGGATAGCTTATTCAACCCACATGAGGTTGCCCATTTACCAGATACTGCCTTACAGTATCTTGACCATGCGATCGCCCCTGGAACTGCGATCGCAGCAGCCGTGCGCCTAAAAATGCATGGCGAAATCAAACTCAAGAACTGGATCCCCTTTACCGCAGAGCAAGTCGTCTGCTGGGAGCGGGGATTTATTTGGAGTGCTACTGCCTGGATGAACCGTTTGCCGATCGTGGGTTCCGATCGGATCATTGATGGCGTTGGGGCGATGCAATGGAAACTGTTGGGGCTATTCCCGGTGATGACTGGAACCGGTGCTGATATTACCCGATCGGCGGCGGGTCGCTTCCACATCGAGTTAATGCTATTGCCATCGGCGTTTTGTCTGGGTGATGTGACCTGGAGTAGCCCAGAGGTATCGCACCTCCATGCCAGTTTTATGGCTCAGGGTGAACAGGCAGAACTCGACTTGACCATTGACCAGGCAGGGCAACTCAAAACTGCGAAACTGCCGCGCTGGGGCAATCCAGACGGTGCAGAACACCGCTATGTGGATTTCGGGGCGATCATAGAAGAAGAAAGCACATTTTGCGGCTACACGATTCCCACCCGTCTGCGGGTTGGGTGGTATTTTGGCACTGAGCAGTTTGAGACAGAGGGTGAGTTTTTCCGAGTCACGATCGATCATGCCATTTACCGGTAG
- a CDS encoding PspC domain-containing protein encodes MIWVVEVIQFQIIPYQGIDPGRLMLYLPLIYIFLLVGPAIATVAFFRRLSIRWHLFLLSLCVAYGISPFLLTWSALGLAKRFGCSAEAVRFSCPSPVWLGDVISGLAMAHWLAVVAIPSAIFGAIGLLISGILQYRRSRSTGSTSGQSPAAFYRSRRHKVIAGVCSALAQRWHQSLSGIRIVTVVLAIVIPGFIFLYLWCWLAFPIEPRLQQQVYVKGDSGK; translated from the coding sequence GTGATTTGGGTGGTTGAAGTTATTCAATTTCAAATAATTCCCTATCAAGGAATTGATCCAGGAAGACTTATGCTTTACTTACCTTTAATTTACATTTTTTTACTAGTTGGCCCTGCGATCGCTACAGTCGCATTTTTTCGACGGCTTTCGATCCGTTGGCACTTGTTTTTGTTGAGCCTTTGCGTCGCCTATGGAATTTCTCCGTTTCTCCTGACTTGGAGCGCACTCGGTTTGGCTAAACGCTTCGGTTGCTCGGCAGAGGCTGTCCGATTTAGCTGTCCTTCCCCAGTTTGGCTAGGAGATGTTATCTCTGGGCTGGCGATGGCGCACTGGCTAGCAGTTGTTGCTATTCCATCAGCGATTTTCGGCGCGATCGGGCTGCTGATTTCTGGAATTTTACAGTATCGGCGATCGCGATCTACAGGCAGCACTTCAGGGCAATCTCCAGCGGCTTTTTATCGGAGTCGCCGCCATAAAGTAATTGCAGGCGTCTGTTCAGCTCTTGCTCAGCGTTGGCATCAGTCCCTTTCAGGGATCCGGATTGTCACGGTTGTGTTAGCGATCGTCATCCCTGGATTTATTTTTCTCTACTTGTGGTGTTGGCTGGCATTTCCAATCGAGCCGCGATTACAACAACAAGTCTACGTCAAAGGAGATAGTGGAAAATGA
- a CDS encoding type II CAAX endopeptidase family protein, which produces MRKYPVSWFYILAFGISWIGMISVVLASRGIAPFYRPYFLVLSILYAIGPALAAVIVSQVAYGKKGVQNLLKGLIRWRVGLVWYIIAILGPVVLLIAAQAITKLLGMPVTIAVPQVVLSPYIIFGAMVNFFAHTCEEIGWRGFALPRLQKRHNALMATLIVGVLWGFWHFPTLFLVGNPMSEYPFIWLLIIVTNAFIYTWIYNSTKGSILLVAIFHGALNIWGAFIPGVSPIAYALLNGAVAIILIAVFGKGNLSHQKRVYVD; this is translated from the coding sequence ATGAGAAAATACCCCGTTTCTTGGTTCTATATCTTGGCTTTTGGGATCTCATGGATTGGCATGATATCAGTGGTCTTAGCCTCGCGAGGTATTGCCCCATTTTACCGCCCTTACTTCCTAGTTCTTTCCATCTTGTATGCCATTGGCCCTGCACTTGCGGCTGTCATTGTGTCACAGGTGGCGTATGGCAAGAAAGGGGTACAAAATTTGCTCAAGGGACTAATCCGATGGCGGGTTGGTTTAGTCTGGTACATCATAGCGATTCTGGGGCCTGTGGTTCTCCTCATTGCAGCGCAAGCCATCACGAAATTACTGGGTATGCCCGTAACTATTGCAGTGCCGCAAGTCGTTCTATCTCCCTATATTATTTTCGGTGCCATGGTAAATTTCTTTGCCCATACCTGTGAAGAAATTGGGTGGCGCGGCTTTGCATTACCACGATTGCAGAAGCGACATAATGCCTTAATGGCTACTCTGATTGTGGGCGTATTGTGGGGATTCTGGCATTTTCCGACTCTCTTTTTGGTCGGAAACCCGATGTCTGAATACCCTTTCATTTGGCTCTTGATCATCGTAACCAATGCTTTTATCTATACCTGGATTTACAACAGTACTAAAGGCAGCATCTTACTTGTAGCAATTTTTCATGGCGCGCTGAACATATGGGGAGCATTTATACCTGGAGTGTCTCCTATTGCCTATGCCCTTCTGAATGGTGCGGTGGCTATCATCCTGATTGCAGTGTTTGGCAAAGGAAATCTATCGCACCAAAAACGGGTTTATGTGGACTAA
- a CDS encoding type II CAAX endopeptidase family protein: MAFAWSWFCWLLSSVIRPQLPILGMVLLIAGSFGPGIAAIAVVRYADGQNGLHRWLKRSLQWRVGWGWLALSFFLPLAVMGLAAAMHIALGGTIAPSPASGHVLLAVVNFGLVLLLGGPLGEEFGWRGYALPVLQERYGWRVASLVLGTVWGAWHLPLFYMADTVQRYIPVGLYMVSTMALSVLFAWLLNQTRGSVLPALVLHTAVNAWGWVIPVMVLPDGSNLRPYGLAVGLLVVIALGLLCDGKPHRPLRSLSPSITECDASL, encoded by the coding sequence TTGGCATTTGCTTGGTCGTGGTTCTGCTGGCTGCTGTCTTCGGTGATCAGACCTCAGTTGCCCATCTTAGGTATGGTGTTGCTGATTGCGGGGAGTTTTGGCCCCGGTATCGCGGCGATCGCGGTGGTGAGGTATGCCGATGGCCAGAACGGGCTGCATCGTTGGCTCAAGCGATCGCTGCAATGGCGGGTTGGTTGGGGTTGGCTGGCGCTCTCGTTTTTCTTGCCTCTGGCGGTCATGGGGCTGGCCGCTGCTATGCACATCGCCTTGGGCGGCACGATCGCCCCGTCCCCCGCATCCGGGCATGTGCTGTTAGCCGTAGTGAATTTTGGGTTGGTGCTGCTGCTTGGCGGCCCGCTGGGCGAGGAATTTGGCTGGCGGGGCTATGCATTGCCTGTTTTACAAGAGCGCTATGGCTGGCGCGTGGCTAGCCTTGTCTTGGGCACGGTGTGGGGCGCGTGGCACTTGCCACTGTTTTATATGGCCGACACGGTGCAACGCTACATTCCCGTTGGGCTATATATGGTGAGTACGATGGCGCTATCGGTGCTGTTTGCATGGCTACTTAATCAAACTAGAGGAAGTGTGCTGCCTGCCCTCGTGCTGCACACTGCCGTCAACGCTTGGGGGTGGGTCATACCGGTTATGGTGCTGCCAGATGGAAGTAATCTGCGACCCTATGGGCTGGCAGTGGGTTTACTGGTGGTGATCGCCCTCGGTTTACTGTGCGACGGGAAACCCCATCGGCCGCTGCGATCGCTCAGCCCTAGCATTACAGAATGTGATGCTTCCTTATGA
- a CDS encoding Uma2 family endonuclease, which translates to MTLTVEDLQRFQHQHPDYRLELVDGTIIVMSPSGFESDEIAAAIIAQLWAWVRPRKLGRVTASSAGFKLPNADVRAPDASFVKAERLKRTTEDYANLVPDLIFEVCSKIDDLDQLRAKIRQFLDLGTTVGALVDYRTQTIEVYHAQGEPVILQNGDRFTVPELLPGWDMEVSSIWAPEFE; encoded by the coding sequence ATGACCCTTACCGTTGAAGATCTCCAACGCTTCCAGCACCAACACCCCGACTACCGCCTCGAACTCGTCGATGGAACCATCATTGTCATGAGTCCGTCTGGTTTTGAATCCGATGAAATCGCCGCCGCCATCATCGCCCAACTCTGGGCCTGGGTTAGACCTCGCAAGCTAGGGCGCGTCACCGCCTCCAGTGCAGGCTTCAAGCTCCCCAACGCCGATGTTCGCGCTCCCGATGCCTCCTTCGTCAAAGCTGAACGGCTGAAACGCACCACCGAAGACTATGCCAATCTCGTTCCTGATCTGATCTTTGAGGTGTGCTCTAAGATCGATGACCTCGACCAGCTCCGCGCCAAAATCCGGCAGTTCCTTGACCTAGGCACCACCGTTGGCGCACTGGTGGACTATCGCACCCAAACCATTGAGGTTTACCACGCTCAAGGCGAACCCGTGATTTTGCAAAATGGCGATCGCTTCACTGTCCCCGAACTCTTGCCGGGCTGGGACATGGAGGTCTCCAGCATCTGGGCACCGGAATTCGAGTGA